One genomic window of Alphaproteobacteria bacterium includes the following:
- a CDS encoding ComEC/Rec2 family competence protein — protein sequence MIIKEKIINCFIEDTHRYKLWFPVFLGLGIIVYFQLPFEPDYWIAPVFLLIFAFFFVLFRKSNWVYFVLTLPICFLLGFMLSQVRTHLIASPMIEGDLPMTSIIGVIKNFEITQKGIKATLTDLDIEGLSKEKTPYNLRFSARDKKIVLFPGDTIQVRVFLKPPLGPSYAGAYDFARVAYFNQIGGVAFAIGKITVLGQEKNNNFSRIIETTRQNITNRIREILPNQKGEIAAALITGQKGGILEEVYNHFRDSGLAHLLAISGLHFGLIFGFIYAFVRSSFALIPRIALVYPIKKWAICVAMLGAFLYSVIAGGSVPTIRAFIMLGLFALAVLFNRRAFSMYNVAFAALMIMLFMPEVIMGPSFQMSFAAVIALIATYEIIAKYTFLQSLHWFQKIILYVLSLCLSSAVASLATTPFTILHFGQFQTYGIAANLIAIPLTGIWIMPMALISLVLMPFGLDAPALLLMGEGIDIVMKSAAIVASWKGAVIHTPMFDILGISLISVGGIWFAIWQKSWRYFGIVPFVAGFITLFFIKTPHLLIADQAKLIAWRNQDKLFVSSLKRQGFTSQQWQSLTATYERVSFPYMSSKRKDLINARYDIEGSKAIKCDADGCVIKAKNQLIAIPRNIKALSFDCQKADMLIISFKGPSICPDKQYFAKETDSKVIYLNKDKKNKIVSNSYNDRKWNSK from the coding sequence ATGATTATAAAAGAAAAAATAATAAATTGTTTTATCGAGGATACGCACAGATATAAATTATGGTTTCCCGTATTTCTAGGACTTGGGATTATTGTTTATTTTCAATTGCCATTTGAGCCTGATTATTGGATTGCGCCTGTTTTTTTATTAATTTTTGCTTTTTTCTTCGTTCTCTTTAGAAAATCAAATTGGGTATATTTTGTTTTAACATTGCCGATTTGTTTTTTGCTTGGGTTTATGTTGTCTCAAGTACGAACGCATTTGATTGCCTCTCCTATGATCGAAGGTGATCTGCCAATGACAAGCATCATTGGTGTTATTAAAAATTTCGAAATAACACAAAAGGGTATTAAAGCGACTTTGACGGATCTTGATATTGAGGGATTATCCAAAGAAAAGACGCCTTATAATTTAAGATTTTCTGCGAGGGATAAAAAAATTGTTTTATTTCCAGGCGATACAATTCAGGTGCGTGTTTTTTTAAAACCACCTTTAGGGCCGTCTTATGCGGGTGCTTATGATTTTGCGCGTGTTGCTTATTTCAATCAAATTGGTGGTGTCGCTTTTGCGATAGGTAAAATTACTGTATTGGGCCAAGAAAAGAATAATAATTTCAGTAGGATTATTGAAACAACACGTCAAAATATTACAAATCGCATTCGTGAAATCTTACCAAATCAGAAAGGGGAGATTGCAGCAGCACTTATTACGGGTCAAAAAGGCGGTATTTTAGAAGAGGTTTATAATCATTTTCGTGATTCGGGGCTTGCCCATTTATTAGCGATTTCAGGACTCCATTTTGGATTAATCTTTGGGTTTATTTACGCTTTTGTGCGTTCGTCTTTTGCGCTTATCCCACGCATAGCGCTTGTCTATCCGATTAAAAAATGGGCAATTTGTGTGGCGATGTTGGGTGCTTTTTTATACTCCGTTATTGCTGGTGGGTCAGTACCCACGATAAGGGCATTCATTATGTTGGGTCTTTTTGCGCTTGCGGTTCTTTTTAACAGGCGCGCTTTTTCGATGTATAATGTCGCTTTTGCAGCCCTTATGATTATGCTTTTTATGCCAGAAGTGATCATGGGGCCAAGTTTTCAAATGTCATTTGCAGCTGTGATTGCGCTTATTGCAACTTATGAAATAATTGCGAAATATACTTTTTTGCAATCTCTTCATTGGTTCCAAAAAATTATTCTTTACGTTCTAAGTCTTTGCTTAAGTTCGGCTGTTGCGTCACTCGCTACAACGCCTTTCACGATTTTGCATTTTGGACAATTTCAAACCTATGGGATTGCGGCGAATCTTATCGCTATTCCATTGACGGGGATTTGGATAATGCCCATGGCGCTTATTTCCTTGGTGCTTATGCCTTTCGGGCTTGATGCGCCAGCACTTTTACTGATGGGGGAGGGGATTGATATTGTGATGAAAAGCGCAGCAATCGTTGCATCCTGGAAAGGTGCTGTTATTCATACGCCAATGTTTGATATTTTAGGCATTAGTTTGATTAGTGTTGGTGGGATTTGGTTTGCAATTTGGCAAAAATCATGGCGCTATTTTGGTATTGTACCTTTTGTAGCAGGCTTTATCACATTGTTTTTTATTAAAACACCTCATTTGCTGATTGCGGATCAAGCAAAATTAATTGCGTGGCGTAATCAGGATAAATTATTTGTATCCTCGCTTAAAAGGCAAGGATTTACATCACAGCAATGGCAGTCTTTAACTGCCACGTATGAGCGCGTTTCTTTTCCTTATATGAGTTCGAAACGGAAAGATTTGATAAATGCGCGTTATGATATAGAAGGTTCAAAAGCTATAAAATGCGATGCTGATGGTTGTGTGATTAAAGCAAAAAACCAATTGATTGCAATTCCGCGTAACATCAAAGCACTCTCTTTTGATTGTCAAAAAGCAGATATGTTGATCATATCTTTTAAAGGGCCTTCGATCTGTCCAGATAAGCAATATTTTGCGAAAGAAACTGATTCAAAAGTGATTTATTTGAATAAAGATAAGAAAAATAAGATTGTAAGTAACTCTTACAATGATAGGAAATGGAATTCAAAGTAG
- a CDS encoding sodium:proton antiporter, translating to MKKNTFGFIIFTFIFFQLNDSFAIVMNPELFEISKNLQSYWGIPFAGMLLSIALFPLFAPHFWEKYYGIVSLCWTLLFIIPFSFIYTPSLSSHLVLETIIEEYLPFILLLLALYTITGGIHISGKFAGTPTFNLIFITIGTLLASFIGTTGASMLFIRPLIRANAWRKHRVHTIVFFIFLVSNIGGSLTPIGDPPLFIGFLMGVGFFWTMTHMFLPFLIACVLLLIVYYFLEQYFFKRDHDYEDKHAADAPRLKIEGKRNLWMLLIVILAVFLSGQFKNDYALHLGELHLKLNSILRDCTFILLTILSIKRTSTYIREHNHFSWEPIKEVGILFIGIFITIIPMILMLKAGLDGAFKPLVELSFHADGTPNNNLFFWLTGILSSFLDNAPTYLVFFNLAGGEAIPLMTTLSTTLIAISAGSVFMGANSYIGNAPNMMVKSIAESRGIKMPSFFGYMVWVLCINIPVFMIISFLFF from the coding sequence ATGAAAAAAAACACCTTTGGATTTATAATTTTTACCTTCATATTTTTTCAATTAAACGATTCTTTCGCGATTGTTATGAATCCAGAATTATTTGAAATATCAAAAAACTTACAAAGTTATTGGGGGATTCCTTTTGCAGGAATGCTTTTATCCATTGCACTTTTTCCATTGTTTGCCCCACATTTTTGGGAAAAATATTATGGTATTGTTTCTTTATGTTGGACGTTGTTATTTATTATTCCTTTTTCTTTTATTTATACACCATCCTTGTCTTCTCATCTAGTGCTTGAAACTATTATTGAGGAATATCTCCCTTTTATATTGCTTCTTCTTGCCTTATACACAATAACGGGTGGTATTCATATCTCAGGAAAATTTGCAGGCACGCCTACATTTAATCTTATTTTTATTACGATTGGTACGTTGCTTGCCAGCTTTATCGGAACGACAGGCGCGTCTATGCTTTTTATACGTCCTTTAATTCGTGCAAATGCATGGCGTAAGCATCGCGTTCACACAATTGTCTTTTTTATATTTTTAGTGTCGAATATTGGTGGATCGTTAACACCTATTGGTGATCCACCTCTCTTTATAGGGTTTTTAATGGGCGTAGGGTTCTTTTGGACCATGACGCATATGTTTTTACCTTTTCTGATTGCCTGTGTTTTATTGCTTATTGTGTATTATTTTTTAGAGCAATATTTTTTCAAACGCGATCATGATTATGAAGATAAACATGCGGCCGACGCACCAAGACTTAAGATTGAGGGTAAACGCAATTTATGGATGTTGCTGATTGTTATATTGGCTGTCTTTTTAAGTGGTCAATTTAAAAATGATTATGCACTTCATTTAGGTGAACTTCATTTAAAGCTTAATAGCATTTTAAGAGATTGCACATTCATATTATTGACAATTTTATCAATTAAACGGACGTCTACCTATATTCGGGAGCATAATCATTTTTCTTGGGAACCCATTAAAGAGGTAGGTATTTTATTTATTGGGATTTTTATTACGATCATCCCTATGATTTTAATGTTGAAAGCAGGACTAGACGGTGCTTTTAAACCACTTGTTGAATTAAGTTTTCATGCAGATGGCACGCCTAACAATAATCTGTTCTTTTGGTTGACCGGTATATTATCAAGCTTTTTAGATAATGCCCCCACTTATCTTGTGTTCTTTAATTTAGCGGGCGGCGAGGCAATACCATTAATGACGACTCTTTCAACAACGTTGATTGCCATTTCTGCAGGATCTGTTTTTATGGGTGCCAATTCTTATATAGGCAATGCGCCTAATATGATGGTCAAATCAATCGCAGAATCACGTGGTATTAAGATGCCAAGCTTTTTTGGATATATGGTGTGGGTTTTATGTATAAATATTCCGGTGTTTATGATCATTAGCTTTTTGTTTTTTTAG
- the mreC gene encoding rod shape-determining protein MreC produces MHDATQNLSRQKSKKGFSVAVILMLSILCLLLFIFSFLRPQFLKESRLFLGDSLTPAINFIDAPFQSIRNAFHALTNFTELSEENEKLNLQKQQLLQWRQLALKLEAENLSLKELLRFLPDNKAEFVTASVVFSNMTDGRSLVIRTDPSQKIQKGNLVLGKNGVIGRIVEIGEKHARILLINDTNSRIPVRVEGKNISALVAGDLKGNLKLLYVPQGVFLSPNDRLLTSSDGQVIPQGYFLGTIGNIQDDQIEVIPSSSLESIDFVIVIVQAVDAAI; encoded by the coding sequence ATGCATGATGCAACACAAAATCTATCCAGACAAAAGTCAAAAAAAGGATTTTCTGTTGCTGTCATTTTAATGCTTTCTATTTTATGTCTTCTTTTATTTATTTTTTCTTTTTTGCGTCCCCAATTTTTAAAGGAAAGTAGACTTTTTTTAGGTGATTCTTTGACACCTGCTATTAATTTTATTGATGCGCCCTTTCAAAGTATTCGAAATGCTTTTCATGCGTTAACAAATTTTACTGAATTAAGTGAAGAAAATGAAAAGCTAAATTTACAAAAACAACAATTGCTTCAATGGCGGCAACTTGCTTTAAAGCTAGAGGCTGAAAATCTTTCTCTCAAAGAATTATTGCGTTTTCTGCCTGATAATAAAGCAGAATTTGTAACAGCATCTGTTGTGTTTAGCAATATGACGGATGGACGTTCTCTGGTTATTCGAACAGATCCTTCTCAAAAAATTCAAAAAGGTAATCTTGTTTTAGGTAAAAATGGGGTTATTGGTAGAATTGTTGAAATTGGTGAAAAGCATGCGCGTATCCTTTTGATTAATGATACTAATTCACGCATTCCTGTGCGCGTTGAAGGAAAGAATATTTCAGCTTTGGTTGCAGGCGATTTAAAAGGTAATTTAAAACTTTTATATGTGCCACAAGGCGTTTTTTTATCGCCTAATGATCGTTTGTTAACATCATCAGATGGACAGGTCATTCCGCAAGGTTATTTTTTAGGCACAATTGGTAACATTCAAGATGATCAAATAGAGGTAATTCCATCTTCATCGCTTGAATCTATTGATTTTGTGATCGTTATTGTGCAAGCTGTTGATGCAGCAATTTAA
- a CDS encoding rod shape-determining protein, translating into MFDKLLGFLSSDIAIDLGTANTVVYVKGKGIFLNEPSVVAIANVRGKSQVLAVGEEAKSMVGRTPGNIQAIRPLRDGVIADFEVAEEMIKYFIRKVHRRSSFVSPRVIICVPSGSTAVERRAIQESAESAGARRVFLIEEPMAAAIGAGLPVTEPTGSMIVDIGGGTTEVAVLSLGGIVYARSVRVGGDKMDEAIISYIRRNYNLLVGESSAERIKKEIGAACAPVEGPGRTIEIKGRDLMYGVPKEIIISERDVAESLQEPVAAIVEAVKVALEHTAPELSADIVDKGIVLTGGGAMLSRLDEVLRNATGLPVTVADEPLFCVAKGTGKCLEEMGTLRNVLISAS; encoded by the coding sequence ATGTTCGATAAGCTTCTTGGCTTTTTATCATCAGATATTGCAATTGATTTAGGCACCGCTAATACGGTCGTTTATGTCAAAGGAAAAGGCATTTTTTTGAATGAGCCCTCTGTTGTTGCAATTGCAAATGTGCGCGGTAAATCGCAAGTTTTAGCCGTAGGCGAAGAAGCAAAAAGCATGGTGGGTAGAACACCAGGCAATATCCAAGCAATACGTCCTTTACGTGATGGTGTTATTGCCGATTTCGAAGTTGCTGAAGAAATGATTAAATATTTCATCCGTAAAGTTCACCGTAGATCAAGTTTTGTAAGTCCACGTGTTATTATTTGCGTCCCGTCAGGTTCAACAGCTGTTGAAAGACGTGCTATTCAAGAATCAGCTGAAAGCGCTGGCGCACGTCGCGTATTTTTAATTGAAGAGCCTATGGCTGCAGCCATTGGTGCTGGATTACCTGTGACGGAACCTACAGGATCAATGATTGTTGATATTGGTGGTGGCACAACGGAAGTTGCTGTTTTGTCTTTAGGTGGCATTGTTTATGCACGCTCTGTTCGCGTTGGCGGCGATAAAATGGATGAAGCCATTATTAGTTATATCAGACGAAATTACAATTTATTGGTCGGTGAAAGCAGCGCCGAGCGCATTAAAAAAGAAATTGGTGCCGCTTGTGCGCCAGTCGAAGGACCTGGCCGTACGATTGAAATTAAAGGTCGTGATCTCATGTATGGTGTACCAAAAGAAATTATTATATCAGAACGTGATGTTGCTGAAAGTTTGCAAGAACCCGTAGCCGCCATTGTAGAAGCCGTTAAAGTAGCTCTAGAGCATACAGCACCTGAATTATCAGCAGATATCGTTGATAAAGGTATTGTCTTGACCGGTGGTGGTGCCATGCTTTCAAGATTGGATGAAGTTTTGCGTAATGCAACAGGTCTTCCAGTGACTGTTGCCGACGAGCCTTTATTCTGCGTTGCAAAAGGAACAGGTAAATGCCTAGAGGAAATGGGTACATTACGTAATGTTCTTATTTCAGCTTCTTAA
- a CDS encoding VOC family protein — protein sequence MFKGPLGGMIYVPNVVNSVKFYKDILGFEFGGYWDAEKCVMEWDKKEQPFYAGFNIDGSHFGIHPAEPNHVVGSSIEFYRVVDNADDYYKKVKQNGGVCTAPEDTVWGARLFMIKDPSGHAWGFYHMKDPTHYS from the coding sequence ATGTTTAAAGGACCTTTAGGGGGCATGATTTATGTGCCGAATGTTGTCAATTCTGTAAAATTTTATAAAGATATTCTAGGATTTGAATTCGGAGGCTATTGGGATGCCGAAAAATGCGTTATGGAATGGGATAAAAAAGAACAACCATTTTACGCAGGGTTTAATATTGATGGATCTCATTTTGGTATTCATCCCGCAGAACCAAATCATGTCGTTGGTTCGTCGATTGAATTTTACCGCGTTGTCGATAATGCAGATGATTATTATAAAAAGGTAAAACAAAATGGTGGTGTTTGTACGGCGCCAGAAGATACAGTTTGGGGCGCAAGATTATTTATGATTAAAGATCCTAGCGGACATGCTTGGGGGTTTTATCATATGAAGGATCCTACACATTACTCATAA